In one Gopherus evgoodei ecotype Sinaloan lineage chromosome 1, rGopEvg1_v1.p, whole genome shotgun sequence genomic region, the following are encoded:
- the KRR1 gene encoding KRR1 small subunit processome component homolog isoform X2, whose translation MAAPKKAESGQVAPASKGRSKKKAVNESELLTVPDGWKEPAFTREDNPKGLLEESSFATLFPKYREAYLKECWPLVQKALNEHHVNATLDLIEGSITVTTTKKTFDPYMIVRARDLIKLLARSVPFEQAVRVLQDDTACDIIKIGSLVSNRERFIKRRQRLIGPKGSTLKVRKVVLDTMKNIHPIYNIKTLMIKRELSKDPELRTQSWERFLPQFKHKNLNKRKEPKKKSVKKEYTPFPPPQPENQIDKELASGEYFLKESQKKRKRMEELKAKQAESFRRRQEERNKAFIPPKEKLVVKPKKASTETKIDIEAIKEKVKKAKKKKLGALPVEEVKLKIAADEKKKKKKK comes from the exons ATGGCGGCCCCCAAGAAAGCAGAGAGCGGCCAGGTGGCTCCCGCGTCCAAGGGCCGGAGCAAAAAGAAAGCAG TAAATGAATCAGAACTTCTCACTGTTCCTGATGGATGGAAAGAGCCAGCCTTTACAAGAGAAGATAATCCTAAAGGGCTCCTGGAAGAAAGCAGCTTTGCAACTCTGTTTCCGAAATACAGAGAAGCTTACTTGAAAGAGTGTTGGCCATTGGTGCAGAAAGCCTTGAATGAACAT CATGTGAATGCGACATTGGACTTAATTGAAGGTAGTATAACTGTCACCACAACTAAGAAGACTTTTGATCCATATATGATCGTCAGGGCAAGagatttaataaagcttttagCAAGAAGTGTTCCTTTTGAACAG GCAGTACGCGTCCTTCAGGATGACACTGCATGTGACATCATTAAAATAGGATCTCTAGTGAGCAACAGAGAGAGATTTATAAAAAGAAGACAAAGACTCATTGGGCCAAAAGGATCCACTCTGAAG GTTAGAAAAGTGGTCCTGGACACTATGAAGAATATTCATCCCATATATAACATAAAG ACTCTCATGATTAAACGGGAGCTGTCAAAGGACCCTGAACTAAGAACACAAAGTTGGGAACGATTTTTGCCTCAGTTCAAACACAAGAACTTGAACAAACGCAAGGAGCCAAAGAAGAAAAGTGTTAAGAAGGAGTACACGCCTTTCCCACCTCCACAACCAGAAAACCAG ATTGATAAAGAATTGGCAAGTGGTGAATACTTCTTGAAAGAAAGCCAGAAGAAACGAAAGAGGATGGAAGAATTAAAG gCAAAACAAGCAGAATCCTTTAGAAGGAGACAAGAGGAAAGAAATAAAGCTTTTATCCCTCCCAAGGAAAAGCTAGTTGTAAAACCTAAAAAAG CTTCTACTGAAACAAAAATTGATATTGAAGCAATCAAGGAAAAGgtgaagaaagcaaagaaaaagaagctGGGAGCTCTTCCAGTGGAAGAAGTTAAATTAAAGATTGCAGcagatgaaaagaaaaagaagaagaagaaatga
- the KRR1 gene encoding KRR1 small subunit processome component homolog isoform X1, with protein MAAPKKAESGQVAPASKGRSKKKAVNESELLTVPDGWKEPAFTREDNPKGLLEESSFATLFPKYREAYLKECWPLVQKALNEHHVNATLDLIEGSITVTTTKKTFDPYMIVRARDLIKLLARSVPFEQAVRVLQDDTACDIIKIGSLVSNRERFIKRRQRLIGPKGSTLKALELLTNCYIMVQGNTVSALGPFNGLKEVRKVVLDTMKNIHPIYNIKTLMIKRELSKDPELRTQSWERFLPQFKHKNLNKRKEPKKKSVKKEYTPFPPPQPENQIDKELASGEYFLKESQKKRKRMEELKAKQAESFRRRQEERNKAFIPPKEKLVVKPKKASTETKIDIEAIKEKVKKAKKKKLGALPVEEVKLKIAADEKKKKKKK; from the exons ATGGCGGCCCCCAAGAAAGCAGAGAGCGGCCAGGTGGCTCCCGCGTCCAAGGGCCGGAGCAAAAAGAAAGCAG TAAATGAATCAGAACTTCTCACTGTTCCTGATGGATGGAAAGAGCCAGCCTTTACAAGAGAAGATAATCCTAAAGGGCTCCTGGAAGAAAGCAGCTTTGCAACTCTGTTTCCGAAATACAGAGAAGCTTACTTGAAAGAGTGTTGGCCATTGGTGCAGAAAGCCTTGAATGAACAT CATGTGAATGCGACATTGGACTTAATTGAAGGTAGTATAACTGTCACCACAACTAAGAAGACTTTTGATCCATATATGATCGTCAGGGCAAGagatttaataaagcttttagCAAGAAGTGTTCCTTTTGAACAG GCAGTACGCGTCCTTCAGGATGACACTGCATGTGACATCATTAAAATAGGATCTCTAGTGAGCAACAGAGAGAGATTTATAAAAAGAAGACAAAGACTCATTGGGCCAAAAGGATCCACTCTGAAG GCTCTGGAACTGTTAACAAACTGTTATATCATGGTTCAGGGGAACACTGTTTCAGCTCTGGGACCTTTTAATGGGCTAAAAGAG GTTAGAAAAGTGGTCCTGGACACTATGAAGAATATTCATCCCATATATAACATAAAG ACTCTCATGATTAAACGGGAGCTGTCAAAGGACCCTGAACTAAGAACACAAAGTTGGGAACGATTTTTGCCTCAGTTCAAACACAAGAACTTGAACAAACGCAAGGAGCCAAAGAAGAAAAGTGTTAAGAAGGAGTACACGCCTTTCCCACCTCCACAACCAGAAAACCAG ATTGATAAAGAATTGGCAAGTGGTGAATACTTCTTGAAAGAAAGCCAGAAGAAACGAAAGAGGATGGAAGAATTAAAG gCAAAACAAGCAGAATCCTTTAGAAGGAGACAAGAGGAAAGAAATAAAGCTTTTATCCCTCCCAAGGAAAAGCTAGTTGTAAAACCTAAAAAAG CTTCTACTGAAACAAAAATTGATATTGAAGCAATCAAGGAAAAGgtgaagaaagcaaagaaaaagaagctGGGAGCTCTTCCAGTGGAAGAAGTTAAATTAAAGATTGCAGcagatgaaaagaaaaagaagaagaagaaatga